The Arabidopsis thaliana chromosome 5, partial sequence genomic interval CAACATCCAGAAAAACCCTGTGATCAGTTCCAAAACCAGACAAAAGTCTGAAATTCTGAACAAATTGCCGTAAAGGGCCCATCTTTCCCCTGAATATCCCAACAACGGCCCTTTATTAGCAAAAAATCTACGTTACATTGGGTCAGACATTTTCACAAACACCTGATATGCAAGAACAGTTTCTCTAGATATAAGCGTTGTCGAGATGTAACAGACAtagagaaactgaaaaagcAATATCTTTATCAAGCTCCTCAATTTATCAAGCAATGAAGGTGTCTCTCAGTCTCCATCTCCTCCACATACAAGCGACAGTTTTTGTCTTGAGTGAATTgaaaattatgaatatatatggACTATTCCGATTTAATTAAAACTGAAGGgctaaaaaagaatatattaatttacttAGGTCCTTACATGAAAATTTACTATTTCTATTCTTATTCgaataattagaagaaaaaaaacaaattccataaatatatatatctttcgTCGACTCTGCTTTTACACATCTCTCACACGGTAAAGTTACAATAATCTCAGCTTGAATCACACTGACGAAGGCATCTTCCTGCGATTATGGCGTCGCCGGCAGGTGAAACAGCAGCGGTTGTTGAGGGCGGAGATGGGCAGCAGCAACGACAAGCTGGTGGGTTTGGGCAGACAATTACCGGAATCATAAGAATCGCCGTCTTCTGTTACTTTGCTTCTAAGTTCTTTTCTCCCAAACAAAAACCTGCGGATCCTTCCAAGCCTACTCATCTCATGTCCAATCTATTTCAGAGGGGCGAGCCCATAGTAATCTTCTGGTTAATTGTGTTGATTACTTGCTTATTCGTTAATATATGCAATTTCAttcgtttctctcttcttccaaaacaaaaaaaaaaacgtttcttTTTGGTTCGAAACTTCGAATCAGAGTTTTTCAACTTCTGggtggtttagggtttttccgttttgtgtttttgtttgtcagGATATGTGGTTTTATCTTTCGGAGCATGAGAAATTCAATGACTTCGGCAATGAAGGTGCGCTTATTTGGCATGAGACAAACATACCTTATGCTGTGTGGAAACCAGAGAGCACTAGGACCTTGTCAATGACGTACTATCCTTCCGAGGTAATagaagtttggttttttttcatATGCTTCCTTCGagattaatatatttgctgCATTGAATTAAAGATGTTTGTTGTTCCAGGCACTGAAGAATAATGGAAGTCTGTATGCTCATGTCTTCTTTGCTCTATCTGGTTATCCTATAGATCTTAGTGATCCTGAATACCAGCCTCTCAACTGCTTTGGCAGGACTCACCGTAAGACTTCCCTTTCCTTAGACAAACAACCTTTTTGATAGTTGTTGGTAGTGAAATTCTTGTATCCGCTAAAATTGTATGACTCTTTTCACTATTTCAGCTGTTGCAACTTACTTACCAAAGCGAAAAgcagataagaagaagagtctgTTGGGAAATCCCAAAGACTCTGATGAATCCCATGTGGAAGTTGAGGTATGTCTCTACAGAAATTTTTGTATGTTGTTATGTTAATGTTTGGCCTGTGATGGAGCCAGTGTGATGGCAATCATTCTTATGAACTAACACAAAGCAAACTTCGCAGGAGGTTGATGGTAAGGACTCGGATCTCAAGGATGAGGGCCCTGTGGAATGGGTATCCTACTGGAAACCAAATGTCACAATTAACCTAGTCGATGACTTTACTCGGTAAGTTAGTTAGTACTGATAATTGGTAGATGAATAATGGATTTATGGCATGCTTGGTTTTCTTGGGTTCACTCTTAACAATGAACTTCATAAGACGTTTGCTGATTGTTTCGATTTCCATACAGCTATCCACAGCATGGTGTACCACCAAACATTTATCCTTGTAtccttttattttatgatgttcctattattatttgagtttttgacAACTCTCTATGCACATCTTTTTCTAACAATCGAAGGCAGTAGCATGTGTATCATCTGGAATGCCATTTTTGAATTACTTGGATtaaacttgtttgaaaatttcaaattctcaaGGACCAAAACTTTAGTTCTGGGTTCGTGGAAGTAGTGCCACATCTCCTTACTTTATATATGTGCACAAATGCTCAAAGAACCTAtgcttcctttttctttttggcttttCTGTTAATCTTTGGAATGGGAATTTATGAGGATTTCACTTTGCCATGCTAAAGGTGTGATGGTCCATATCTGCTCTTTCCTTTACTTAAATATTGGCAGACTTACTGGTGGAACCTAGTACAATAAACTACTACCCTACAGTTTTCTTCAATGAGTTTTGGTTGCTAAGGGACAAGTTGATTTTAATCAATGAGACGGTCTCAGAGCTGCCACTTAATCTGGAAGTAAGCCCCATAAGCATGACAAAGTGGCAGCTGTTTCAGCAGATTGATCAGTCTTTCCAGATTCACCGTAGCTATGGAAGCATGCTTGATGGTGAATCTGACGAACTAAAGGTAATTCTGGTCCTTCCAGTTGGCttcatttttcaataatatacTAGGATGTGCATCTAACGACTCTTAACTATGAATTCTAAAAGTAGGTAGAGAGAtgtgattattattttttcctattAATTGGAGCTGAGGTGATCATgtgttttgttaataatttactTGCAGAGGGTGTTTTTGGAAGGAAATCCCTATCTGTTGGGCGTCACTATGTTTGTTTCGATGCTTCATTCTGTATTCGACTTCCTTGCATTCAAAAATGGTAAAGACCTGAAAGAACATCTACTTTCGTAAAATGCCTCTTGAAACTAGCTCTTTAGTTACCTGTTACTTTTCCTGCAGATATCCAGTTTTGGAACAAGAACAAATCTATGGAAGGACTGTCTGCGAAGTCTGTCGTACTAAACTTTATCTGTCAGTTTATCATCTTCCTCTACCTGCTTGACAACGACACTTCATGGATGATACTGGCTAGCTCTGGAGTTGGTGTCTGCATCGAGTTCTGGAAAATTGGGAAAGCCATGCGCATTGAGGTACCATCTGATATGACACACAATCTGATAACTGAGTCAACTATTTTCGTGCATGTGTAACATCATTCAAAAATCAGTGACACGTTCATCAGatgttttttgcttttgtgtgTTAATCCATggtaaacatttaaaattcCCAGGTTGATCGAAGTGGGATGATTCCAAGATTGAGGTTCCACGACCGTGAATCCTATGCAAGCAACAAGACCAAGGAGTATGACGACATTGCCATCAAATTCTTATCCTATGTGCTCCTCCTTCTTGTTGTGGGTTTCTCCATATATTCACTTGCCTATGAACGCCACAAGAGCTGGTACTCATGGATCCTATCTTCACTAACGAGCTGCGTCTACATGTTTGGTAAAAATCCTTCAAAATTACCTTAGACCAGTTCAAAACTCTCGTGTGGTTGATTCAATTGAGTCGAAATcaatgtgttttgtgtttttacaGGTTTCATAATGATGTGTCCTCAATTGTTCATCAACTATAAGCTGAAGTCAGTAGCACATTTACCATGGAGGCAAATGACATATAAGTTCCTCAACACAATCATCGACGATCTCTTTGCTTTTGTCATCAAAATGCCAATGTTGCATCGCCTTTCTGTCTTCCGAGATGGTGAATACAAATCCATCTTCCCTGAGTTTATTGACACATGTCTCTAGGATAGTTTTGGAATTCACAAAAATCGATGATGATCTAaatttggtgttgttgttgcagatgTGATATTCTTAATATACTTGTACCAGAGATGGGTTTATCCTGTGGACAAAACACGTGTCAACGAGTTTGGTTTTGGAGGTGAGGATGAGTCTGTGGATACAAAGAAGATCTCTGACCAAGAAGatgacaagaaaacaaactaattagctttgtgcttttgtttttccctaacaattttgagtttttttggGTCTGCTTTAGTAAGTTTTGTTAATGCTACTTATATCCAAAAGTAATTTCGTTTTAGggtaatataaaaaaaaaagtgttaaagAATATCACttagttataattttgttttgtttatatgtaaCTTTAGTTCTCAATGTTTTTCTAGacactcttcttcatctggtACCAGATATAGAGACAGATGATTTGCTAGATAAAGATTTTGTAGATCGGCAAATGTCATAATTGagtaatttgttgttttggatagAATAACAATTAATTAAGGTAGATAAATGACCTTTTGAACTCAAATCTCTTCCATCAAATCAAGTGATCAATAGTTTTTCACACAAGTGTCAAAAGCATAAATGTTTGAAACAATAATTATGCATTCATCCATGTGTCATTCATGTGTGCAACAACATAGGTTTTCATTATTACATTGTCCATCGGCAGTCCCCATTGAGCTACAGAATTCAATGCATTTCAACATCCCTTGCAGACATGGTCTTGTGTCGAAACACTGAGTCAATTTTTCTCCAAACACTAGACAAAAAGGtaccaaaaattcaaaactgaaAGACTAAGAAAACAGATAAGAattaccaaaagaagaaacataataaacaaaatcttacAAGGGATGGGTTTGAAACTTGGACGGCAATGAACAGAAGAGATCCCCAACATAATGGTGAAAGCAAATACTactaatattttcttagtGAAATCCATAGTTATATGATGCGAAATGCGAATGTTCATCATCAAAGTACACAAGAGAccatttatatatagatgaattattttaaattatgttattattttaatatttcattagTTTTAGTATAGAatcatagtatatatatttgtttagaGGATACTTTgtatataaaactattttaattacTGAACAATATTATGAGTTTCTTATGTTTAAACTGGactttaaaaatatctaaaacataatttacatatatgaGATCCAATAACACCACCATATTTAGATGCATGATTTAAAATCAAGTcttgaataacaataaattatccatatatatatatatatatatatatatatatgtcttataAAATCTATGATTGAataacattaatatattagattttttaatatactttgTGAATTAATGAGGATATATCCtacaaattcatttttatcattttccaattttatcataaattcTCCTATCTATTTTAGATATCATAAAAGCTTTTatattaaactataaatttgtaattttctagttttgtaagaaataagATATATGGGCCGTAGTAAGGTGGGTCAGTTGATACGGCGTCGTGTTAGCTGCTGACTTATATGGGCCGTAGTCTCAAATCTTTTAGCAATgcaattattgaaaatttgagtCCAATACACATAATTAATGCTAATAAACGTCGTGTATATGGCAGATTTTGGCGCATTCGTAGCACGTGCGAAAGGTGGGGATTGTGAATGAATGGGATCAAGCAACTCCACGCGCACTGTCTGAGAACAGGCGTAGACGAAACCAAAGATCTCTTACAACGATTGCTTCTGATACCAAACCTTGTTTATGCCCGAAAACTCTTCgatcatcatcaaaattctTGTACTTTCCTCTACAACAAGCTCATTCAAGCTTACTATGTTCATCACCAGCCCCATGAATCTATCGTCCTCTATAATCTCCTCTCCTTCGATGGTCTCCGTCCAAGTCACCAcactttcaatttcattttcgCAGCTTCTGCTTCGTTTTCTTCCGCTCGACCTTTACGGTTGCTTCATTCTCAGTTTTTTAGATCTGGGTTTGAGTCCGATTCGTTCTGCTGCACTACCCTAATCACTGCCTATGCGAAGCTAGGAGCTTTGTGTTGTGCGCGCAgagtgttcgacgaaatgtcTAAGAGAGATGTACCCGTGTGGAATGCAATGATCACGGGCTACCAACGACGAGGTGATATGAAGGCGGCGATGGAGTTGTTTGATTCAATGCCTCGTAAGAACGTAACCTCGTGGACCACCGTCATTTCTGGGTTTTCTCAGAACGGGAATTACTCTGAAGCTTTAAAGATGTTTTTGTGTATGGAGAAAGACAAGTCCGTGAAACCAAACCATATTACTGTAGTTAGTGTACTCCCCGCTTGTGCGAATCTGGGGGAATTGGAGATTGGCCGAAGATTAGAAGGCTATGCTAGAGAGAACGGGTTCTTTGATAACATTTACGTGTGTAATGCCACAATAGAGATGTACTCAAAATGTGGAATGATTGATGTAGCGAAACGCTTATTCGAGGAACTTGGAAACCAGAGAAATTTGTGCTCATGGAACTCCATGATTGGTAGTCTAGCTACTCACGGGAAACATGACGAAGCTCTTACGCTTTTTGCCCAAATGTTGGTGAGctgcatttttgtttgttccttCAATTCAAGCATGTTGATTCCTTGGATTGTAAGAGTTTTTAACCCCCTATGGTTTTCTGTTGATTCTTCAGCGAGAAGGTGAGAAACCCGATGCAGTGACATTTGTTGGATTGTTGCTAGCTTGTGTTCATGGTGGGATGGTGGTGAAGGGCCAAGAATTGTTCAAGTCCATGGAGGAAGTTCACAAGATTTCCCCAAAGCTAGAGCATTATGGATGCATGATCGATCTCTTGGGGCGTGTTGGAAAGCTGCAAGAAGCCTATGATCTCATCAAAACAATGCCAATGAAACCAGATGCTGTCGTATGGGGAACCCTTCTGGGTGCTTGTAGTTTCCACGGAAATGTTGAGATAGCAGAGATAGCAAGTGAGGCACTGTTCAAGCTTGAACCTACAAATCCAGGTAACTGTGTGATCATGTCAAATATCTACGCCGCCAATGAGAAGTGGGATGGAGTTTTGAGGATGCggaagttgatgaagaaggaaacgaTGAC includes:
- a CDS encoding Transmembrane CLPTM1 family protein (Transmembrane CLPTM1 family protein; CONTAINS InterPro DOMAIN/s: Cleft lip and palate transmembrane 1 (InterPro:IPR008429); BEST Arabidopsis thaliana protein match is: Transmembrane CLPTM1 family protein (TAIR:AT5G23575.1); Has 489 Blast hits to 489 proteins in 171 species: Archae - 0; Bacteria - 0; Metazoa - 235; Fungi - 77; Plants - 58; Viruses - 0; Other Eukaryotes - 119 (source: NCBI BLink).), giving the protein MASPAGETAAVVEGGDGQQQRQAGGFGQTITGIIRIAVFCYFASKFFSPKQKPADPSKPTHLMSNLFQRGEPIDMWFYLSEHEKFNDFGNEGALIWHETNIPYAVWKPESTRTLSMTYYPSEALKNNGSLYAHVFFALSGYPIDLSDPEYQPLNCFGRTHPVATYLPKRKADKKKSLLGNPKDSDESHVEVEEVDGKDSDLKDEGPVEWVSYWKPNVTINLVDDFTRYPQHGVPPNIYPYLLVEPSTINYYPTVFFNEFWLLRDKLILINETVSELPLNLEVSPISMTKWQLFQQIDQSFQIHRSYGSMLDGESDELKRVFLEGNPYLLGVTMFVSMLHSVFDFLAFKNDIQFWNKNKSMEGLSAKSVVLNFICQFIIFLYLLDNDTSWMILASSGVGVCIEFWKIGKAMRIEVDRSGMIPRLRFHDRESYASNKTKEYDDIAIKFLSYVLLLLVVGFSIYSLAYERHKSWYSWILSSLTSCVYMFGFIMMCPQLFINYKLKSVAHLPWRQMTYKFLNTIIDDLFAFVIKMPMLHRLSVFRDDVIFLIYLYQRWVYPVDKTRVNEFGFGGEDESVDTKKISDQEDDKKTN
- a CDS encoding Transmembrane CLPTM1 family protein, translating into MWFYLSEHEKFNDFGNEGALIWHETNIPYAVWKPESTRTLSMTYYPSEALKNNGSLYAHVFFALSGYPIDLSDPEYQPLNCFGRTHPVATYLPKRKADKKKSLLGNPKDSDESHVEVEEVDGKDSDLKDEGPVEWVSYWKPNVTINLVDDFTRYPQHGVPPNIYPYLLVEPSTINYYPTVFFNEFWLLRDKLILINETVSELPLNLEVSPISMTKWQLFQQIDQSFQIHRSYGSMLDGESDELKRVFLEGNPYLLGVTMFVSMLHSVFDFLAFKNDIQFWNKNKSMEGLSAKSVVLNFICQFIIFLYLLDNDTSWMILASSGVGVCIEFWKIGKAMRIEVDRSGMIPRLRFHDRESYASNKTKEYDDIAIKFLSYVLLLLVVGFSIYSLAYERHKSWYSWILSSLTSCVYMFGFIMMCPQLFINYKLKSVAHLPWRQMTYKFLNTIIDDLFAFVIKMPMLHRLSVFRDDVIFLIYLYQRWVYPVDKTRVNEFGFGGEDESVDTKKISDQEDDKKTN
- a CDS encoding Defensin-like (DEFL) family protein (Defensin-like (DEFL) family protein; LOCATED IN: endomembrane system; BEST Arabidopsis thaliana protein match is: Molecular chaperone Hsp40/DnaJ family protein (TAIR:AT1G15757.1); Has 49 Blast hits to 49 proteins in 2 species: Archae - 0; Bacteria - 0; Metazoa - 0; Fungi - 0; Plants - 49; Viruses - 0; Other Eukaryotes - 0 (source: NCBI BLink).) — translated: MDFTKKILVVFAFTIMLGISSVHCRPSFKPIPLFGEKLTQCFDTRPCLQGMLKCIEFCSSMGTADGQCNNENLCCCTHE
- a CDS encoding Pentatricopeptide repeat (PPR) superfamily protein (Pentatricopeptide repeat (PPR) superfamily protein; CONTAINS InterPro DOMAIN/s: Pentatricopeptide repeat (InterPro:IPR002885); BEST Arabidopsis thaliana protein match is: Pentatricopeptide repeat (PPR) superfamily protein (TAIR:AT5G44230.1); Has 37926 Blast hits to 14003 proteins in 252 species: Archae - 2; Bacteria - 4; Metazoa - 48; Fungi - 107; Plants - 37187; Viruses - 0; Other Eukaryotes - 578 (source: NCBI BLink).); protein product: MNGIKQLHAHCLRTGVDETKDLLQRLLLIPNLVYARKLFDHHQNSCTFLYNKLIQAYYVHHQPHESIVLYNLLSFDGLRPSHHTFNFIFAASASFSSARPLRLLHSQFFRSGFESDSFCCTTLITAYAKLGALCCARRVFDEMSKRDVPVWNAMITGYQRRGDMKAAMELFDSMPRKNVTSWTTVISGFSQNGNYSEALKMFLCMEKDKSVKPNHITVVSVLPACANLGELEIGRRLEGYARENGFFDNIYVCNATIEMYSKCGMIDVAKRLFEELGNQRNLCSWNSMIGSLATHGKHDEALTLFAQMLREGEKPDAVTFVGLLLACVHGGMVVKGQELFKSMEEVHKISPKLEHYGCMIDLLGRVGKLQEAYDLIKTMPMKPDAVVWGTLLGACSFHGNVEIAEIASEALFKLEPTNPGNCVIMSNIYAANEKWDGVLRMRKLMKKETMTKAAGYSYFVEVGVDVHKFTVEDKSHPRSYEIYQVLEEIFRRMKLEKSRFDSLLQPEQLCI